One genomic segment of Pseudonocardia sp. T1-2H includes these proteins:
- the rph gene encoding rifamycin-inactivating phosphotransferase, with translation MIERSVLGLQEVDEMQVAVVGGKGAHLGGLSRIDGIRVPAGFCVTTDAFRRIMAEAPSIDDRLDQLSRLNPDDREAIRTLSAEIRQTLEEIAIPGDLAAAITRALAQLGEQAAYAVRSSATAEDLPTASFAGQQDTYLNVVGPAAILQHVSRCWASLFTERAVTYRQRRGIDHRTVHMAVVVQQMVFPQAAGILFTADPVTSDRRVASVEAGFGLGEALVSGLVNGDVYKVRDGEVVAKTVGTKQLAIRASPAGGTQEQAIDPELQDQPALTDAQVVRLAQLGRRIEAHFGRPQDIEWCLVDDGFQIVQSRPITTLFPIPESGDRENHVYVSVGHQQMMTDPMKPLGLSFWQMTTPAPMAEAGGRLFVDVTQRLASPASRAGVLEALGRSDPLTGDALQTILERDGFIRPLPDEGPPGPLFGGAPAPIETDPAIVTELIGRSQASIAASERDIRTKSGEALLDFIQEDIQELKRILFDPRSHQVFMSAMEAAWWLNDQLQAWLGEKNAADTLTQSVPHNVTSEMGLALLDVADVIRPHPDVVAFLHHVEDEGFLDELAELSGGREARDAIEAWLDKYGMRCVGEIDITRPRWSERPSTLVSVLLGNIKNFEPGAGARRFEQGRQEAWAKEQDVLERLRALPDGERKSEEAKQMIDRVRTFIGYREYPKYGMVSRYFVYKQALLKEAERLVQAHVLREKEDIFYLRFPELHDVARTNHVDDELIRRRKDAFRSYRALTPPRVLTSDGEVVTGAYRRDDVPTGALVGLPVSAGVIEGRARVILDMAQADLDAGDILVTAYTDPSWTPLFVAITGLVTEVGGLMTHGAVIAREYGLPAVVGVVDATRLIPDGQRIRVHGTDGYVEILP, from the coding sequence ATGATCGAGCGGTCCGTGTTGGGTCTTCAAGAGGTCGACGAGATGCAGGTCGCGGTCGTCGGCGGCAAGGGCGCGCACCTGGGTGGACTATCGCGGATCGACGGCATCCGCGTGCCGGCAGGCTTCTGCGTGACGACGGACGCCTTCCGACGGATCATGGCGGAAGCGCCGTCGATCGATGATCGGCTCGATCAGCTGTCGCGCCTGAACCCGGACGACCGGGAGGCGATCCGCACGCTCAGCGCGGAGATCCGCCAGACCCTCGAAGAGATCGCCATCCCTGGCGATCTCGCGGCGGCGATCACCCGCGCTCTCGCCCAGCTCGGCGAGCAGGCTGCCTACGCCGTCCGATCCAGCGCGACGGCAGAGGACCTGCCGACAGCCTCCTTCGCCGGCCAGCAGGACACCTACCTGAACGTCGTGGGCCCGGCCGCGATCCTCCAGCACGTCAGCCGGTGCTGGGCCTCGCTCTTCACCGAGCGGGCCGTGACCTACCGCCAGCGGAGGGGCATCGACCACCGTACGGTCCACATGGCCGTGGTCGTGCAGCAGATGGTCTTCCCGCAGGCGGCCGGCATCCTGTTCACGGCCGACCCCGTCACGTCCGACCGGAGGGTCGCCTCCGTAGAGGCCGGCTTCGGCCTCGGTGAGGCCCTGGTCTCCGGCCTGGTGAACGGGGACGTCTACAAGGTGCGCGACGGCGAGGTCGTCGCCAAGACGGTCGGCACCAAGCAGCTCGCCATCCGCGCCTCGCCGGCGGGCGGGACGCAGGAACAGGCGATCGACCCGGAGCTGCAGGACCAGCCTGCGCTGACGGATGCGCAGGTCGTGCGGCTCGCGCAGCTCGGCCGGCGGATCGAAGCGCACTTCGGCCGCCCCCAGGACATCGAATGGTGCCTGGTCGACGACGGCTTCCAGATCGTTCAGAGCCGGCCGATCACCACGCTGTTCCCCATCCCCGAGTCCGGCGACCGGGAGAACCACGTCTACGTCTCCGTCGGTCATCAGCAGATGATGACCGACCCCATGAAGCCCCTCGGGCTGTCCTTCTGGCAGATGACGACCCCCGCGCCCATGGCCGAGGCCGGCGGCCGCCTGTTCGTCGACGTCACCCAGAGGCTGGCCTCGCCGGCGAGCCGCGCCGGCGTCCTGGAGGCCCTGGGGAGATCCGATCCGCTGACCGGGGACGCGCTGCAGACCATCCTCGAGCGCGACGGCTTCATCCGGCCGCTCCCTGACGAGGGTCCCCCCGGGCCACTGTTCGGCGGCGCGCCGGCTCCGATCGAGACCGATCCGGCCATCGTCACCGAGCTGATCGGGCGCAGCCAGGCATCGATCGCCGCCTCGGAACGCGACATCCGGACGAAGTCGGGAGAGGCGCTGCTCGACTTCATCCAGGAGGACATCCAGGAGCTGAAGCGGATCCTGTTCGATCCGCGGAGCCATCAGGTGTTCATGTCGGCGATGGAGGCCGCGTGGTGGCTCAACGATCAGCTGCAGGCGTGGCTGGGCGAGAAGAACGCGGCTGACACGCTCACGCAGTCCGTTCCCCACAACGTCACCTCGGAGATGGGGCTGGCGCTCTTGGACGTCGCGGACGTGATCCGCCCGCATCCGGACGTGGTGGCGTTTCTGCACCACGTCGAGGACGAGGGTTTCCTCGACGAACTGGCCGAACTCTCGGGCGGGCGGGAAGCGCGAGACGCCATCGAGGCGTGGCTCGACAAGTACGGCATGCGCTGCGTCGGCGAGATCGACATCACGCGGCCGAGGTGGAGCGAGCGCCCCTCCACGCTCGTGTCCGTGCTCCTCGGCAACATCAAGAACTTCGAGCCGGGCGCCGGCGCGCGGCGCTTCGAGCAGGGGCGGCAGGAGGCATGGGCGAAGGAACAGGACGTGCTGGAGCGCTTGCGGGCCCTGCCGGACGGGGAGCGGAAGTCCGAAGAGGCCAAGCAGATGATCGACCGGGTGCGGACCTTCATCGGGTACCGGGAGTACCCGAAGTACGGCATGGTCAGCCGCTACTTCGTCTACAAGCAGGCCCTGCTGAAAGAGGCCGAGCGCCTCGTGCAGGCCCACGTGCTCCGTGAGAAGGAAGACATCTTCTACCTGAGGTTCCCCGAGCTCCACGACGTCGCGCGTACGAACCACGTGGATGACGAGCTCATCCGCCGGCGCAAGGACGCGTTCAGGTCGTATCGAGCACTCACGCCGCCCCGGGTGCTCACATCGGACGGCGAGGTCGTCACCGGGGCGTACCGACGCGACGACGTGCCGACCGGCGCCCTGGTCGGTCTACCGGTCTCCGCCGGGGTCATCGAAGGGCGGGCCCGCGTCATCCTGGATATGGCGCAGGCCGATCTCGATGCGGGCGACATCCTGGTCACGGCCTACACGGACCCCAGTTGGACGCCGCTGTTCGTGGCGATCACGGGCCTGGTCACGGAGGTGGGAGGCCTGATGACCCATGGCGCCGTGATCGCACGGGAGTACGGCTTGCCGGCCGTCGTCGGTGTGGTGGACGCCACCCGGCTGATCCCCGATGGGCAGCGGATTCGCGTGCACGGAACCGACGGGTACGTCGAGATTCTGCCTTGA
- a CDS encoding type II toxin-antitoxin system VapC family toxin: MTAAVAGLLDTSTVINLPRLTAATALPDVPLISTITLAELSVGPLVATSERERAARQAVLQQAEADFDPLPFDAAAARAFGRVAATLRRSGRKPQARAYDAMIAAVALARGLPVHTSNPDDFAGIDGLTVVPVPVPE; encoded by the coding sequence GTGACCGCTGCGGTGGCGGGGCTCCTGGACACCAGCACGGTGATCAACCTCCCGCGGCTGACCGCTGCGACGGCGTTGCCCGACGTGCCACTGATCTCGACCATCACGCTCGCGGAGTTGTCGGTAGGCCCGCTGGTGGCCACTTCGGAACGGGAGCGTGCCGCCCGACAGGCGGTCCTGCAGCAGGCCGAGGCAGACTTCGACCCGTTGCCCTTCGACGCCGCGGCGGCGCGGGCGTTCGGCAGGGTGGCCGCCACGCTGCGGCGCAGCGGGCGCAAGCCCCAGGCGCGCGCGTACGACGCGATGATCGCCGCGGTGGCGCTCGCCCGCGGCTTACCCGTGCACACCAGCAACCCGGATGACTTCGCGGGAATCGATGGGCTGACGGTCGTTCCCGTCCCGGTTCCTGAATGA
- a CDS encoding type II toxin-antitoxin system Phd/YefM family antitoxin yields the protein MDEVTIRDLRNHGGEVMDRVEHGETLTVTRSGVPVGELRPLPRPRLTASTLLARWRSVPAVDTQAFRADVDAVLDPSL from the coding sequence ATGGACGAGGTCACGATCCGCGATCTCCGCAACCATGGCGGGGAAGTGATGGACCGGGTCGAGCATGGCGAGACATTGACCGTGACCCGTTCCGGGGTGCCGGTCGGGGAGCTGCGGCCACTGCCACGTCCTCGGCTCACGGCAAGCACGCTGCTGGCGCGCTGGCGCTCGGTTCCGGCGGTCGACACGCAGGCCTTCCGTGCCGACGTGGACGCGGTGCTGGACCCGTCGCTGTGA